One stretch of Cohaesibacter intestini DNA includes these proteins:
- a CDS encoding 4Fe-4S binding protein translates to MGRGDRALGRDQILYRSNFPSTRFSNDPALQARIVLPLNERSQTMAMMINADLCTACGDCEPECPTGAISPSKGVYAIDASKCTECEGSFDAPKCLELCFEDGCIIPAE, encoded by the coding sequence CTGGGGCGGGGTGATCGAGCTCTCGGACGGGACCAAATATTATATCGATCCAATTTCCCCTCCACCCGCTTTTCCAACGACCCTGCGCTTCAAGCGCGGATAGTTCTTCCTCTCAATGAAAGGAGCCAGACCATGGCCATGATGATTAACGCCGATCTTTGTACCGCCTGTGGCGACTGCGAGCCGGAATGCCCGACCGGGGCAATTTCCCCGTCCAAGGGTGTCTATGCCATCGATGCATCCAAATGCACCGAGTGTGAGGGCAGCTTTGACGCGCCGAAATGCCTTGAATTGTGCTTTGAAGATGGTTGCATCATTCCGGCTGAATGA
- the nifH gene encoding nitrogenase iron protein, whose amino-acid sequence MALRQCAIYGKGGIGKSTTTQNLVAGLAELGKKVMIVGCDPKADSTRLILHAKAQTTIMHLAAEAGSVEDLELEDVLKVGYGDIKCVESGGPEPGVGCAGRGVITAINFLEEEGAYEEDLDFVFYDVLGDVVCGGFAMPIRENKAQEIYIVCSGEMMAMYAANNISKGIVKYANSGSVRLAGLICNSRNTDREDELIEALAAKLGTQMIHFVPRDNVVQHAEIRRMTVIEFDPDAKQAQEYRDLAQKIIDNDKFVIPDPISMDDLEELLMEFGIMEPEDESIVGQTADNAGAAA is encoded by the coding sequence ATGGCACTTCGTCAATGCGCAATTTACGGGAAGGGTGGCATTGGTAAGTCCACCACCACGCAAAATCTCGTTGCCGGACTTGCAGAGCTCGGCAAGAAAGTGATGATTGTCGGCTGTGATCCGAAAGCGGATTCCACCCGCCTTATTCTGCACGCAAAAGCCCAGACCACCATTATGCATCTGGCCGCTGAAGCCGGGTCTGTTGAAGATCTGGAACTCGAAGATGTGCTCAAAGTCGGTTACGGCGACATCAAATGCGTCGAGTCTGGTGGTCCAGAGCCTGGGGTTGGTTGTGCTGGTCGCGGTGTGATCACGGCCATCAACTTCCTTGAGGAAGAGGGTGCCTACGAGGAAGATCTTGATTTCGTCTTCTACGATGTTCTTGGTGACGTTGTTTGCGGTGGCTTTGCCATGCCGATCCGCGAGAATAAGGCGCAAGAAATCTATATCGTTTGCTCCGGCGAAATGATGGCCATGTATGCGGCCAACAATATTTCCAAAGGCATCGTGAAATATGCCAATTCCGGTAGCGTTCGTCTGGCTGGCCTGATCTGCAACTCGCGCAACACCGACCGCGAAGACGAGCTGATTGAGGCACTGGCCGCCAAGCTTGGCACCCAGATGATCCACTTCGTCCCGCGTGACAATGTGGTGCAGCATGCCGAAATTCGCCGCATGACCGTCATCGAATTCGATCCGGACGCCAAGCAGGCGCAAGAATATCGCGATCTGGCGCAGAAAATCATCGACAACGACAAGTTCGTCATTCCCGATCCGATCTCCATGGACGATCTGGAAGAATTGTTGATGGAATTCGGCATCATGGAACCGGAAGACGAGAGCATTGTCGGGCAGACCGCTGACAATGCAGGGGCCGCTGCCTGA
- the nifD gene encoding nitrogenase molybdenum-iron protein alpha chain, which yields MSHLTKEETEALIQEVLEVYPEKAQTDRAKHLAVNDPDLEKSSKCITSNRKSLPGVMTIRGCSYAGSKGVVWGPVKDMIHISHGPVGCGQYSRAGRRNYYVGDTGVNTFGTMNFTSDFQEKDIVFGGDKKLDKLIDEIEMLFPLAKGISVQSECPIGLIGDDIEAISKQKADQLNKPVVPVRCEGFRGVSQSLGHHIANDAIRDWIIDPATGKEFEATDYDVTIIGDYNIGGDAWASRIMLEEMGLRVIAQWSGDGTLAEMEQTPKAKLNLLHCYRSMNYISRYMEEKFGVPWMEYNFFGPTKIEEALRDIASHFDDKIKEGAERVIEKYRPEWQAVVDKYRPRLEGKKVMLYVGGLRSRHIIGAYEDLGMEVVGTGYEFAHNDDYDRTIPEMGNATLIYDDVTGYEFEAFVNRVKPDLIGSGIKEKYIFQKMGIPFRQMHSWDYSGPYHGYDGFAIFARDMDMTLNNPCWDSLTPPWKRAGEPAAIAAE from the coding sequence ATGTCACATCTGACAAAAGAAGAAACCGAAGCGCTCATCCAGGAAGTGCTTGAGGTCTATCCGGAGAAAGCGCAGACCGACCGCGCCAAGCATCTGGCCGTCAACGATCCTGATCTCGAAAAATCGAGCAAATGCATCACTTCCAACCGCAAATCCCTGCCCGGCGTCATGACCATTCGTGGCTGCTCCTATGCCGGTTCGAAGGGTGTGGTCTGGGGTCCGGTCAAGGATATGATCCATATCTCCCACGGCCCGGTCGGCTGTGGCCAATATTCCCGCGCCGGTCGCCGCAACTATTATGTCGGTGATACGGGGGTGAACACCTTCGGCACGATGAATTTTACTTCCGATTTTCAGGAAAAGGACATCGTGTTTGGTGGCGACAAAAAGCTCGACAAGCTGATCGACGAGATCGAAATGCTGTTCCCGCTGGCCAAGGGGATTTCGGTACAATCCGAATGTCCGATTGGTCTGATTGGTGACGATATCGAGGCCATTTCCAAACAGAAGGCCGATCAGTTGAACAAGCCGGTCGTGCCTGTGCGCTGCGAAGGTTTTCGCGGCGTGTCCCAGTCGTTGGGGCATCATATTGCCAACGATGCCATTCGCGACTGGATCATTGATCCGGCAACGGGCAAGGAGTTCGAGGCGACCGATTATGATGTCACCATCATTGGCGACTATAACATCGGTGGTGACGCCTGGGCCTCGCGCATCATGCTTGAGGAAATGGGCTTGCGGGTGATTGCCCAATGGTCCGGTGATGGCACCTTGGCCGAAATGGAACAGACGCCGAAAGCCAAGCTGAACCTTCTGCATTGCTATCGCTCGATGAACTATATCTCGCGCTATATGGAAGAGAAGTTTGGCGTGCCATGGATGGAATATAACTTCTTTGGCCCGACCAAGATCGAAGAAGCCTTGCGCGACATTGCCTCGCATTTTGACGATAAGATCAAGGAAGGCGCCGAACGGGTCATCGAGAAATATCGTCCCGAATGGCAGGCCGTGGTCGACAAATATCGGCCGCGCCTCGAAGGCAAGAAAGTCATGCTCTATGTGGGCGGCTTGCGTTCGCGTCACATCATCGGTGCCTATGAAGATCTGGGCATGGAAGTGGTCGGCACCGGCTATGAGTTTGCCCATAATGACGATTACGACCGGACGATCCCTGAAATGGGCAATGCCACCCTCATCTATGATGATGTCACCGGCTATGAATTCGAAGCCTTCGTCAATCGCGTCAAGCCGGACCTGATCGGCTCGGGCATCAAGGAAAAATACATTTTTCAGAAAATGGGCATCCCGTTCCGCCAGATGCATAGCTGGGATTATTCCGGCCCGTATCACGGCTATGACGGCTTTGCCATCTTTGCACGCGACATGGATATGACCCTGAATAATCCATGCTGGGACAGCCTGACACCGCCTTGGAAGCGGGCGGGTGAGCCGGCGGCGATTGCCGCTGAATAA
- a CDS encoding dinitrogenase iron-molybdenum cofactor biosynthesis protein gives MTEALSREMALRIGLAAQDLPDVDAGSLIDILVQAVGVPMTEAKVAQLGMKAFRKAGGETLIPIPSDQLKAVLRLLKGEGVDADVDDFTLDPYQEGDMPGSIRVACASNGAEELDGHFGSCRRFLIYQLSGTEQRLIDVRRNEEPEDVEDKNKWRASLIADCQVLAVMSIGGPAAAKVVRANIHPIKQPQGGQARDLLAKLQSVLAGSPPPWLARVMGQEAQTLTGFLEEDA, from the coding sequence ATGACTGAAGCCTTGTCCAGAGAAATGGCTCTGCGAATCGGACTGGCGGCGCAAGACTTGCCGGACGTGGATGCAGGGTCGCTGATCGATATCCTTGTGCAAGCTGTCGGGGTGCCGATGACGGAAGCAAAAGTTGCGCAGCTCGGCATGAAGGCCTTTCGCAAGGCAGGCGGGGAGACCTTGATCCCCATTCCGTCCGATCAACTCAAAGCCGTCTTGCGTCTGCTTAAAGGGGAAGGGGTGGATGCGGATGTCGATGACTTCACTCTCGATCCCTATCAGGAAGGGGACATGCCCGGCTCGATCCGGGTGGCTTGTGCCTCCAATGGGGCCGAGGAGCTGGATGGGCATTTCGGGTCCTGTCGCCGTTTCCTCATTTATCAATTGTCGGGAACGGAACAGCGATTGATCGATGTGCGGCGCAACGAGGAGCCAGAAGATGTCGAGGACAAGAATAAGTGGCGGGCGTCGCTGATTGCAGATTGTCAGGTGCTGGCCGTTATGTCGATTGGTGGGCCTGCTGCGGCCAAGGTCGTGCGGGCCAACATTCATCCGATCAAGCAGCCCCAAGGCGGGCAAGCGCGCGACCTGTTGGCCAAATTGCAAAGCGTTCTGGCTGGATCCCCACCGCCTTGGTTGGCGCGGGTGATGGGGCAGGAAGCCCAGACCCTGACGGGCTTTCTGGAGGAAGACGCGTGA
- the nifT gene encoding putative nitrogen fixation protein NifT, which translates to MPNVMLRHNDKGELLFYVAKKDLEEVIASVETDNGDAWGGVIELSDGTKYYIDPISPPPAFPTTLRFKRG; encoded by the coding sequence ATGCCAAATGTCATGCTGCGGCACAACGACAAGGGCGAGTTGCTCTTTTATGTCGCCAAAAAGGATCTCGAAGAGGTCATTGCCTCCGTTGAGACCGACAATGGGGACGCCTGGGGCGGGGTGATCGAGCTCTCGGACGGGACCAAATATTATATCGATCCAATTTCCCCTCCACCCGCTTTTCCAACGACCCTGCGCTTCAAGCGCGGATAG
- the nifK gene encoding nitrogenase molybdenum-iron protein subunit beta encodes MSQTVENIKPSYPLFREEEYTKSLGDKQALFENRVDQAKIDEVFEWTTTEEYKDLNFSREALTINPAKACQPLGSVLCSLGFEKTLPYVHGSQGCVAYFRTYFNRHFKEPIACVSDSMIEDAAVFGGQKNMFDGLENAKALYKPDMIMVSTTCMAEVIGDDLNAFIGNAKKEGHIEADFPTPFAHTPSFVGSHTTGWDNMFEGTIRYFTLNNMEDKEVGSNGKINIVPGFETYLGNYRVMRRYMEEMGVDYSLLCDPSEVLDTPADGKYRMYSGGTTQDEVKDAPNAKDTLLLQPWQSVKTRKFTKNTWKHDTPAINIPMGLKSTDDFLMKIAEITGKEIPASLELERGRLVDMMTDSHAWLHGKKYALWGDADFVMGMTAFLLELGAEPRHILCHHANKRWKKAMDKMLADSPYGANCEVHVGKDLWHMRSLIFTDRPDFMIGNSYGKFIERDTLRKGEDFRVPLIRIGFPIFDRHHLHRATTLGYEGAMTILTTLTNAVLEQLDRETMIMGKTDFNYDLVR; translated from the coding sequence ATGAGTCAGACTGTAGAGAATATCAAACCCAGCTATCCTCTCTTTCGGGAAGAGGAATATACCAAGTCCCTTGGCGACAAGCAGGCCTTGTTTGAAAACCGGGTCGATCAGGCCAAGATTGATGAAGTGTTCGAATGGACGACGACCGAGGAATATAAAGACCTCAATTTTTCGCGCGAGGCATTGACCATCAACCCGGCCAAAGCCTGCCAGCCGCTGGGGTCGGTGCTCTGTTCACTGGGCTTTGAGAAGACCTTGCCTTATGTGCATGGATCGCAGGGCTGCGTTGCCTATTTCCGCACCTATTTCAACCGCCATTTCAAAGAACCTATCGCCTGTGTCTCGGATTCGATGATCGAGGATGCAGCGGTGTTTGGCGGCCAGAAAAACATGTTTGACGGGCTGGAAAATGCCAAGGCTTTGTATAAGCCGGACATGATCATGGTGTCGACCACCTGCATGGCCGAGGTTATCGGCGATGACCTCAATGCCTTCATCGGCAACGCCAAGAAGGAAGGCCATATCGAGGCCGATTTCCCGACGCCTTTTGCCCATACGCCAAGCTTTGTCGGCTCGCACACGACCGGCTGGGACAATATGTTCGAGGGCACGATCCGCTACTTCACGCTCAATAATATGGAGGACAAGGAAGTCGGCTCGAATGGCAAGATCAACATCGTGCCGGGCTTTGAGACCTATCTTGGCAATTACCGTGTCATGCGCCGCTATATGGAAGAGATGGGTGTCGACTATTCGCTGCTCTGCGATCCATCCGAAGTGCTCGATACGCCAGCGGATGGCAAATATCGCATGTATTCGGGTGGCACCACGCAGGATGAAGTGAAAGACGCGCCCAATGCCAAGGACACCCTTTTGTTGCAGCCTTGGCAGTCGGTCAAGACGCGCAAATTCACCAAGAATACCTGGAAGCATGACACGCCAGCCATCAATATCCCAATGGGGCTGAAATCGACCGATGATTTCCTGATGAAAATTGCCGAGATCACTGGCAAGGAAATCCCGGCGTCGCTGGAGCTGGAGCGCGGTCGGTTGGTCGACATGATGACCGACAGTCACGCTTGGCTGCATGGCAAGAAATATGCGCTCTGGGGCGATGCCGATTTTGTCATGGGCATGACCGCCTTCTTGCTGGAATTGGGGGCCGAGCCGCGGCATATTCTCTGCCACCATGCCAACAAGCGTTGGAAGAAGGCGATGGATAAAATGCTCGCCGACAGCCCTTACGGGGCCAATTGCGAAGTCCATGTCGGCAAGGATTTGTGGCATATGCGGTCGCTGATCTTCACCGATCGTCCCGACTTCATGATCGGCAACAGCTACGGCAAATTCATCGAGCGTGACACCCTGCGCAAGGGCGAAGACTTCCGCGTGCCTTTGATCCGGATCGGCTTCCCGATCTTTGATCGCCATCACCTGCATCGGGCCACCACCCTTGGCTATGAAGGGGCAATGACCATTCTGACCACCTTGACCAATGCGGTGCTGGAACAGCTCGACAGGGAAACGATGATCATGGGCAAGACCGACTTCAACTATGATCTGGTGCGCTAA